In one Paracholeplasma manati genomic region, the following are encoded:
- the araD gene encoding L-ribulose-5-phosphate 4-epimerase AraD: protein MLQNTKANVLKANQALPKHELVKFTWGNVSERDPETGYIVIKPSGVNYDDLTENNMVVLDLDGHIIEGTYNPSSDTKTHLEVYKAYPQVKGICHVHSTYATAFAQAGKTIEAFGTTHADYFYGTVPCARILHQSEIDVDYEQYTGKLIVQIFEDKDILATPGILLKGHGVFTFGKSADQAVHNAVVLEEVAKMNYLTLTLNPTANPIPQYLLDKHYNRKHGKNAYYGQKK from the coding sequence ATGCTTCAAAACACAAAAGCGAATGTATTAAAAGCGAACCAAGCACTGCCTAAGCATGAACTGGTGAAGTTCACCTGGGGCAATGTTTCCGAAAGAGATCCAGAAACGGGCTACATCGTCATCAAACCGTCCGGTGTGAATTATGACGATTTGACCGAAAACAATATGGTGGTATTAGACCTCGATGGACATATCATCGAAGGTACTTATAATCCTTCATCGGATACCAAGACCCATTTAGAAGTGTATAAAGCCTACCCACAAGTGAAAGGCATTTGCCATGTTCACAGCACTTACGCTACTGCGTTTGCACAAGCAGGCAAAACCATTGAAGCCTTTGGTACCACACATGCAGACTATTTTTATGGCACTGTCCCTTGTGCGAGAATTTTGCACCAATCTGAAATTGATGTGGATTATGAACAATATACAGGCAAATTGATTGTCCAAATATTTGAGGATAAAGACATTCTCGCCACCCCTGGTATCCTACTCAAAGGTCATGGCGTCTTCACATTTGGTAAGAGTGCAGACCAAGCCGTTCATAACGCTGTGGTCTTAGAAGAGGTAGCGAAAATGAACTATCTCACGTTAACTTTGAATCCAACCGCAAATCCAATCCCACAATATCTACTTGATAAACACTACAATCGTAAGCATGGTAAAAATGCTTACTATGGTCAAAAGAAATGA
- a CDS encoding Cof-type HAD-IIB family hydrolase has product MNAIKNIKLIVTDMDGTLLSPDQTIHEQDIDIITKLANQGKTIVIASGRIFTMLETYYNQLKGVRYVISSNGAAIDDIIEHKTLFKSIMDDEAVYQVLDFCLKHKIECNLLSREACYFPKESIRRERFVIYNHLASQQHLNRIQIRGYEALKPIDNQIEKILIHETDPSKREMVQAFIESETTLACTVSDKNLLDISNQDISKGHALQRLMFHLNVRPQEVLTFGDYDNDLSLFEHARIKVAMGNAIESLKNKATFITKTNQQQGVSFALKNLLMEDQTMRFEKVVLDEFYRAYAVGHVTVDNELHLIVASEAIDGKCIMYSGEHFEKRTTLWADQGGTMSIVPIPNTNGEFLAVRNFFPGFNAATAKVVHVKKEAGEFVVRDFIQLPYLHRFDLITVGDTHYFIGATLCSSKKEREDWSDPGKVFVGVLPKDLSKGMTVTPILENLTHNHGYYAAPYEGKDAAWIASDEGLFVFIPPQKEGESWTHHHLIQKPISDVAVLDIDFDGIPEIISIEPFHGNIMVMYKIINGQYEQVYQVERPLEFAHALCGTTLRDKPAFVCGIRRLNKEMFYIDYNLEKQAYELHEIDREIGPANLTVINLKDHDIILSANNTIHQAAIYYVKK; this is encoded by the coding sequence ATGAATGCAATCAAGAACATCAAACTCATCGTTACAGATATGGATGGCACCTTGTTATCACCCGATCAAACCATCCATGAACAAGACATCGATATCATCACAAAATTAGCCAATCAAGGGAAAACCATTGTCATCGCCTCTGGTCGTATTTTTACAATGCTAGAGACTTATTATAACCAACTCAAAGGGGTTCGCTATGTGATTTCATCCAATGGTGCAGCCATTGATGACATCATCGAACACAAAACCCTATTCAAAAGCATCATGGATGATGAAGCAGTATATCAAGTATTAGACTTTTGTTTAAAGCACAAAATTGAATGCAATTTGCTTTCAAGAGAAGCCTGTTACTTTCCAAAGGAAAGCATCCGACGTGAACGATTCGTTATCTACAATCATCTAGCGTCACAACAACATTTGAACCGGATTCAAATCCGCGGGTATGAAGCATTAAAGCCCATCGACAATCAGATTGAAAAAATTCTTATTCATGAGACTGACCCATCCAAACGCGAGATGGTTCAAGCTTTCATTGAATCAGAAACGACACTGGCTTGTACCGTATCGGATAAGAACCTTTTGGATATCTCTAATCAAGATATTTCCAAAGGTCATGCCTTACAACGCTTGATGTTTCACTTAAATGTTCGACCTCAAGAAGTGTTAACCTTTGGTGATTATGACAATGATTTATCTCTTTTTGAACATGCGAGAATCAAAGTCGCGATGGGAAACGCCATCGAATCATTGAAAAACAAAGCCACATTTATTACCAAAACCAATCAACAACAAGGTGTCTCATTCGCCTTAAAAAATTTACTAATGGAGGATCAAACCATGCGTTTTGAAAAAGTAGTACTCGATGAATTTTACCGTGCCTATGCCGTAGGCCATGTCACTGTTGACAATGAATTACATTTGATTGTGGCGAGCGAAGCCATCGATGGCAAATGTATCATGTACAGCGGTGAACACTTTGAAAAGAGAACCACCCTTTGGGCTGACCAAGGCGGTACAATGTCGATTGTTCCAATTCCAAATACCAACGGCGAATTTTTAGCCGTTAGGAACTTCTTTCCAGGCTTTAACGCGGCTACAGCGAAAGTAGTCCATGTGAAGAAAGAAGCGGGTGAATTTGTCGTTAGAGATTTCATTCAATTACCTTATCTTCACCGTTTTGATTTGATTACGGTTGGTGATACACACTATTTTATTGGTGCGACCCTATGTTCTTCAAAGAAAGAACGTGAAGACTGGTCAGACCCAGGAAAAGTGTTTGTCGGTGTCTTACCAAAAGACTTATCTAAAGGCATGACTGTTACCCCTATTTTAGAAAACTTAACCCATAACCATGGGTATTATGCCGCCCCATATGAAGGTAAAGATGCGGCTTGGATTGCATCCGATGAAGGGCTTTTCGTATTTATACCACCTCAAAAAGAAGGTGAATCTTGGACCCATCATCACTTGATTCAAAAACCCATTTCCGATGTAGCAGTACTCGATATCGATTTTGATGGTATACCTGAAATTATCTCCATTGAGCCATTTCACGGTAACATCATGGTCATGTACAAGATAATCAATGGACAATATGAACAAGTCTATCAAGTGGAAAGACCCCTCGAATTTGCCCATGCATTGTGTGGGACAACCCTTCGTGACAAACCAGCCTTTGTTTGTGGAATTAGACGTTTAAATAAAGAAATGTTTTATATCGATTATAACCTTGAAAAACAAGCTTATGAGTTACATGAAATCGATCGTGAAATTGGACCAGCTAACCTCACTGTCATTAATTTGAAAGACCATGACATCATTTTGTCAGCGAACAATACGATTCATCAAGCCGCGATTTATTACGTTAAGAAATAG
- a CDS encoding PTS sugar transporter subunit IIB, whose product MLKVLVSCANGAGTSLLMKLTVEKVLKQLGIPVYNIHHCSISEGKSAATSYDLVFCPLNFLSMFDHATKAGKVVIGLRNVMSEAECKEKVIQAGLVEKYAKK is encoded by the coding sequence ATGTTAAAAGTTTTAGTCTCGTGTGCCAATGGTGCAGGAACGTCCCTGTTGATGAAATTAACGGTAGAAAAAGTGTTGAAGCAACTTGGTATCCCTGTCTACAACATTCATCACTGTTCAATTTCTGAAGGGAAAAGCGCTGCAACTTCATATGACTTGGTTTTCTGTCCACTGAACTTTCTAAGCATGTTTGATCATGCGACGAAAGCGGGGAAAGTGGTCATCGGATTACGCAATGTCATGTCTGAAGCTGAATGCAAAGAAAAAGTCATTCAAGCTGGACTCGTTGAAAAGTACGCTAAAAAATAA
- a CDS encoding PTS ascorbate transporter subunit IIC has protein sequence MDQVLEFLQKIWEFFAANILTQPAYFIGLIVVVGYVLLRRPWYEVLSGFVKATVGYLILIVGSGGLVGNFRPILVGLKGRFNLDAMVIDPYFGQNAVTAGVEEVFGRAFASVMLLLLIAFIFNILLVALKRWTKMRAIFTTGHVQVQQASTAFWLILFAFPALNDTWILLIMGLILGLYWAVGTNLTVRITQDLTDGAGFSIAHQQMFGLALFSWLAEKMNSGKRGPSKKLEDMKFPGFLSIFNENIVATSILMTLFFGTILLILGKDYLVEAGFLTASKSFFFYILTTSLNFAVYLAILQLGVRTFVTELSASFRGISQRLLPGAVPGVDCAVSYGFGSPNAVTLGFLFGALGQFLAIGSLILLKSPVLVIAGFVPVFFDNATIAVFANNKGGVRAAMLFPFLAGLMQVFGSALIAGWVGMAAYGGYLGMWDWAVVWPVFTALMKFLSYAGVAIIIAILVLIPQLQYRADKKNYFLVTDDYEQYKQNKAQA, from the coding sequence ATGGATCAAGTTTTAGAGTTTTTGCAAAAGATTTGGGAATTCTTTGCAGCGAACATCTTAACACAACCTGCGTACTTTATCGGGTTGATCGTTGTGGTCGGTTACGTCTTGCTCAGAAGACCATGGTATGAAGTTCTTTCAGGTTTCGTAAAAGCAACCGTCGGTTATTTAATTTTAATCGTTGGTTCAGGCGGACTCGTTGGTAACTTTAGACCGATTTTAGTAGGTTTAAAAGGTCGCTTCAATCTAGACGCGATGGTTATTGACCCTTACTTCGGACAAAATGCGGTAACCGCAGGGGTAGAAGAAGTATTCGGTAGGGCATTTGCATCAGTCATGTTGTTATTGCTCATCGCCTTCATTTTTAACATCTTATTGGTGGCATTAAAGAGATGGACTAAGATGAGAGCTATTTTCACCACAGGTCACGTACAAGTTCAACAAGCTTCTACAGCCTTCTGGTTAATCTTATTCGCATTCCCAGCATTAAACGATACATGGATTCTTTTAATCATGGGTCTAATCTTAGGTTTATATTGGGCAGTTGGTACTAACTTAACCGTTCGTATTACTCAAGATTTAACCGATGGCGCTGGTTTCTCTATCGCCCATCAACAAATGTTCGGTTTAGCATTATTCTCTTGGTTAGCTGAAAAGATGAATAGTGGCAAACGTGGACCATCTAAGAAGTTAGAAGATATGAAGTTCCCTGGATTCTTATCCATTTTCAACGAAAACATCGTTGCAACTTCAATCTTGATGACATTATTCTTCGGTACAATCCTATTAATTTTAGGTAAAGATTATTTGGTTGAAGCTGGATTCTTAACAGCAAGTAAATCATTCTTCTTCTACATCTTAACCACATCATTAAACTTCGCAGTATATCTAGCGATCCTTCAATTAGGTGTTAGAACCTTCGTTACTGAACTTTCTGCATCCTTCAGAGGTATTTCACAAAGACTATTACCAGGGGCTGTTCCAGGTGTAGACTGCGCCGTTTCTTATGGTTTCGGTTCTCCAAATGCTGTAACACTAGGTTTCTTATTCGGTGCCCTTGGTCAATTCTTGGCTATCGGTTCATTGATCTTACTTAAGAGCCCAGTATTGGTTATCGCAGGGTTCGTTCCAGTATTCTTCGATAACGCAACCATCGCTGTATTCGCCAACAATAAAGGTGGCGTACGCGCTGCAATGTTGTTCCCATTCTTAGCTGGTTTGATGCAAGTCTTCGGATCTGCTTTAATCGCTGGTTGGGTCGGCATGGCTGCATACGGTGGATACCTAGGTATGTGGGACTGGGCAGTTGTATGGCCAGTATTCACAGCACTTATGAAGTTCTTAAGCTACGCTGGTGTTGCAATCATCATCGCAATCCTCGTACTCATTCCACAACTTCAATATCGTGCAGACAAGAAGAACTACTTCTTAGTTACTGACGATTACGAACAATACAAACAAAATAAAGCACAAGCTTAA
- a CDS encoding PTS sugar transporter subunit IIA, with amino-acid sequence MLLKKIIEKNHYLFLDSVDSWQEAIRMSCKPLEADGTVDKRYAELIIECVNKYGPYIVLFENYAMPHSTENAEGVNGTAIGFMKLEKPVSFDPNDPSKDAKVFFTLAAANKDEHVENMQALFEMLTDEALLEALLQVKSVEDLQALTVMK; translated from the coding sequence ATGTTATTAAAGAAAATCATCGAAAAAAACCACTATTTATTCCTCGATTCGGTAGATTCCTGGCAGGAAGCCATCCGAATGAGCTGCAAACCGTTAGAAGCGGATGGTACAGTAGATAAACGTTATGCAGAACTCATCATCGAGTGTGTCAATAAATATGGTCCTTACATCGTATTGTTCGAAAACTATGCGATGCCGCATTCCACCGAGAATGCAGAAGGTGTAAATGGAACAGCCATCGGATTTATGAAACTAGAAAAGCCAGTTTCATTCGATCCGAATGACCCATCCAAAGACGCAAAGGTATTTTTCACCCTAGCAGCTGCGAACAAAGATGAGCATGTGGAAAACATGCAAGCCTTGTTTGAAATGCTTACGGATGAAGCGTTGCTAGAAGCATTACTACAGGTCAAATCAGTCGAGGATTTACAAGCCCTCACTGTGATGAAATAG
- the ulaG gene encoding L-ascorbate 6-phosphate lactonase, protein MAKVNEITKDTWLRATFPEWGTYLNEQIEDEVVKPNTVALWWIGCMGFWIKTEHNTNIAVDLWFGNGKRTTRTANMLPGHQMANMSGGRLQQPNLRVQPHVLDPFEVRQLDAVVATHYHADHMDIHFAAAVLQNVKEPIPFIGPKSSVDLWIKWGVPAERCITVKPGDVIKVKDVEIVALDSFDRTCLVTTDGGYVPLAGTIPNMDEKAVNYLFKTTGGNIYDAADSHYSISFADHGKKHKIDVCFGAFGENPVGIADKQTSVDLLRMAEALQSKVLIPLHYDIWSNFMADPKEILAVYDMKKDVLKYKFKPFIWQVGGKFTFPTDQNDREYHHRRGFEDAFENEQNIPFKSLL, encoded by the coding sequence AAATAGAGGATGAAGTGGTCAAACCAAATACAGTCGCACTCTGGTGGATAGGTTGTATGGGCTTCTGGATAAAAACTGAACACAATACGAACATCGCAGTGGATTTATGGTTTGGTAATGGTAAGCGCACAACTCGTACAGCTAACATGTTACCAGGACATCAAATGGCAAACATGTCAGGCGGACGCTTACAACAACCTAACCTACGTGTACAACCACACGTATTAGATCCATTTGAAGTAAGACAATTAGACGCTGTGGTTGCAACTCACTACCACGCAGATCATATGGATATCCATTTTGCAGCAGCAGTGCTTCAAAATGTGAAAGAACCAATCCCGTTCATCGGGCCTAAATCATCCGTGGATTTATGGATTAAATGGGGTGTACCAGCTGAACGTTGTATCACAGTTAAACCAGGGGATGTCATCAAGGTTAAAGACGTAGAAATCGTAGCGTTAGATTCATTTGATAGAACATGTTTAGTAACAACAGATGGTGGTTATGTACCACTAGCCGGTACCATTCCAAATATGGATGAAAAAGCTGTTAACTATTTGTTTAAAACCACAGGTGGTAACATCTACGACGCGGCTGACTCACACTACTCGATTAGTTTTGCAGACCATGGTAAAAAACATAAAATCGACGTATGCTTCGGTGCGTTTGGTGAAAACCCAGTGGGTATCGCCGATAAACAAACTTCAGTGGACTTACTCAGAATGGCAGAAGCATTACAATCCAAAGTATTGATTCCACTCCATTATGATATTTGGTCAAACTTCATGGCAGATCCAAAAGAAATCTTAGCAGTATATGACATGAAAAAAGATGTCTTGAAATACAAGTTCAAACCATTCATTTGGCAAGTTGGTGGTAAGTTCACCTTCCCAACCGATCAAAATGACCGTGAGTACCATCACAGACGTGGATTTGAGGATGCGTTCGAAAACGAACAAAACATCCCATTCAAGTCCTTATTATAG